A genome region from Natronobeatus ordinarius includes the following:
- a CDS encoding efflux RND transporter permease subunit yields MTRPDDLADRYAATLVSHRRLVIVGLLLVTAVLGSGLASLDGLEVTEFDVESEAARAMETVEETFERDDHPTTLVVVHGEETLAHESILETMEVQRELRANETVDATLADDRSTAGVGNAMALAANLRLATADGNAIGEKIETLEDRSPEQLERDLELAFAADEFVPDGQPNTTTLLPTDVDPEERSADARLVVVVHDPDVDEEELLEAQRAIDDVVDERIETTEAFVFGQALAFDRGAQATGESFALVGPLALFAVVAVLAATYRDAVDVLLVLVGVALVLVWTGGAIGWMGLPVTQLLVAVPCLLVGLGVDHAFHVLTRYREERATGSHESAMRVGLGSVIAAIGITTVTTVVGFLSGLGSPIGLLREFAVVSAVGMVAALVVFGSLLPALTLELEAHRNRRLRPLGRRPALERPLGRTAILARRAPIAVVVVALLLTLGGAYGFTHVDTATEREDFLPGEQPAWMASLPDAIQPSDHALSAQATLLETRFDGPDDPQAEILIEGNVTDPETLEAIDEAERQLDDRLTLATPADGRPPVYGPVDALEELAAENETVADALEAADTTGDGLPDTEIEGVYDVAYDVDPDAMGAVVSRTEAGEYESVLVTIAVDDADRAPAELPLVAERISASPGVSATATGDPILEATRDRAIVETVFGTFLVAFVVIATLLTVLFRVRHGSWTDGPITVVPVLAALAWTVGTMTALSIPYNAETAIITGVGIGLGVDYAVHVCERYRQERRTAALEEALERTVVGTGGALLASVATTAIGFATLTLTLVPSLQRFGFITALVVVYAFVSSVVFLPALLVLRERLLERDE; encoded by the coding sequence ATGACGCGACCAGACGACCTCGCCGACCGGTACGCCGCGACGCTCGTCAGCCACCGCCGACTCGTCATCGTCGGTCTGTTGCTCGTCACCGCCGTGCTCGGAAGCGGACTCGCCTCCCTCGACGGGCTCGAGGTGACCGAGTTCGACGTCGAGTCAGAAGCGGCCCGGGCCATGGAGACCGTCGAGGAGACGTTCGAACGAGACGACCACCCGACGACGCTCGTCGTCGTCCACGGCGAGGAGACGCTCGCCCACGAGTCGATCCTCGAGACGATGGAGGTACAGCGCGAGCTCCGGGCGAACGAAACCGTCGACGCGACGCTGGCCGACGACCGGTCGACCGCCGGGGTCGGCAACGCGATGGCGCTGGCCGCGAACCTGCGACTGGCGACTGCCGACGGGAACGCGATCGGCGAAAAGATCGAGACGCTCGAGGACCGATCACCGGAGCAACTCGAGCGCGACCTCGAGCTGGCGTTCGCGGCCGACGAGTTCGTCCCCGACGGGCAGCCGAACACGACGACGCTGTTACCGACCGACGTCGATCCCGAGGAGCGGTCGGCCGACGCGCGGCTCGTGGTCGTCGTTCATGACCCGGACGTCGACGAGGAGGAGTTGCTCGAGGCCCAGCGAGCGATCGACGACGTGGTCGACGAGCGAATCGAGACGACCGAGGCGTTCGTCTTCGGCCAGGCGCTCGCGTTCGACCGCGGGGCGCAGGCGACCGGCGAGAGCTTCGCGCTGGTGGGGCCGCTCGCGCTGTTCGCGGTCGTCGCCGTGCTCGCCGCGACCTACCGGGACGCAGTCGACGTCCTGCTCGTGCTCGTCGGGGTCGCACTCGTCCTCGTCTGGACCGGGGGTGCGATCGGCTGGATGGGACTCCCCGTCACCCAGTTACTCGTGGCCGTTCCCTGCCTGCTCGTCGGGCTCGGCGTCGACCACGCGTTCCACGTGCTCACGCGCTATCGGGAAGAACGAGCGACCGGCAGCCACGAGTCGGCGATGCGAGTCGGGCTCGGGAGCGTGATCGCGGCGATCGGGATCACGACGGTGACGACCGTCGTGGGCTTTCTCTCGGGGCTGGGCAGTCCGATCGGGCTCCTCCGAGAGTTCGCCGTGGTGAGCGCGGTCGGGATGGTCGCCGCGCTGGTCGTCTTCGGCTCCTTGCTCCCGGCGCTCACACTCGAGCTCGAGGCCCACAGAAACCGGCGGCTCCGACCGCTCGGCCGGCGACCCGCCCTCGAGCGGCCGTTGGGGCGGACGGCGATCCTCGCGAGGCGTGCTCCCATCGCGGTCGTCGTCGTCGCACTCCTGCTCACGCTCGGGGGTGCCTACGGGTTCACCCACGTCGACACCGCGACCGAACGGGAGGACTTCCTGCCCGGCGAACAGCCCGCGTGGATGGCATCGCTGCCCGACGCGATCCAGCCGAGCGACCACGCGCTCAGCGCCCAGGCGACGCTCCTCGAGACGCGGTTCGACGGACCCGACGACCCGCAGGCTGAGATCCTGATCGAGGGGAACGTCACCGATCCCGAGACGCTCGAGGCGATCGACGAGGCCGAACGCCAGCTCGACGACCGGCTCACTCTCGCGACGCCGGCCGACGGGCGGCCGCCGGTGTACGGCCCCGTCGACGCGCTCGAGGAACTCGCCGCCGAAAATGAAACCGTCGCCGACGCGCTCGAGGCGGCCGACACGACCGGCGACGGACTCCCCGACACCGAGATCGAGGGCGTGTACGACGTCGCCTACGACGTCGATCCCGACGCGATGGGGGCCGTCGTCTCCCGGACCGAAGCCGGCGAGTACGAGTCGGTGCTGGTGACGATCGCCGTCGACGATGCAGACCGGGCCCCGGCGGAACTCCCGCTCGTCGCCGAGCGCATTTCGGCGTCGCCCGGCGTCTCCGCGACCGCCACCGGCGACCCGATCCTCGAGGCGACCCGGGACCGGGCCATCGTGGAGACGGTGTTCGGGACCTTCCTGGTGGCGTTCGTCGTCATCGCGACGCTGCTGACGGTCCTCTTTCGCGTCCGCCACGGTTCGTGGACGGACGGACCGATCACCGTCGTCCCCGTCCTCGCCGCGCTCGCCTGGACCGTCGGAACCATGACGGCGCTCTCGATTCCGTACAACGCCGAGACCGCCATCATCACCGGCGTCGGGATCGGCCTCGGCGTCGACTACGCCGTCCACGTCTGTGAACGGTACCGACAGGAACGACGGACCGCAGCGCTCGAGGAGGCGCTCGAGCGAACCGTCGTCGGCACCGGTGGCGCGTTGCTCGCGAGCGTGGCGACGACCGCGATCGGCTTCGCCACGCTCACGCTGACGCTCGTTCCGTCGCTCCAGCGATTCGGGTTCATCACCGCGCTCGTCGTCGTGTACGCGTTCGTCTCGAGCGTCGTCTTCCTCCCCGCCCTGCTCGTGCTCCGGGAGCGGCTGCTCGAGCGAGACGAGTGA
- a CDS encoding sensor domain-containing protein, which yields MNAAEVTSELERGGRWFVGVAARRQTYYNLLYLLLTFPLGVAYFTFLVTGFVTSGVLIILLVGIPMLLVVLFLVNELSAAERGLAAVLLDVDIPASEPPRDLRERAWRLVFSPGTWLGVVYLFSKFVIGVVTFVLLVFGLTFTYALVTAPFHYQDATVGIYLAGPIEFVPEFVYQHDGWTIDVVSPVTISIAEGELVSVYADSLAAALVISGIGVVVGLGILHLFNGLAWLYGKYTEVMLSRTQPSIFTELQEP from the coding sequence ATGAACGCTGCTGAGGTCACGTCCGAACTGGAACGGGGTGGTCGCTGGTTCGTCGGCGTCGCCGCCCGTCGACAGACGTACTACAACCTGCTCTATCTCCTGTTGACGTTCCCGCTCGGGGTCGCCTACTTTACGTTCCTGGTGACCGGCTTCGTCACCTCCGGCGTGCTGATCATCCTGCTCGTAGGTATCCCGATGCTGCTCGTCGTCCTCTTTCTCGTGAACGAGCTGTCGGCCGCCGAGCGAGGGCTCGCCGCCGTCCTCCTCGACGTCGACATCCCGGCGTCAGAACCGCCTCGAGACCTCCGCGAGCGAGCCTGGCGGCTGGTCTTCAGCCCCGGCACGTGGCTGGGCGTCGTCTACCTGTTCAGCAAGTTCGTCATCGGCGTCGTGACGTTCGTCCTCCTCGTCTTCGGGCTCACGTTCACCTACGCGCTGGTGACCGCGCCGTTTCACTATCAGGATGCCACGGTCGGCATCTACCTCGCCGGGCCGATCGAATTCGTCCCCGAGTTCGTCTACCAGCACGACGGCTGGACCATCGACGTCGTCTCCCCGGTGACGATCTCGATCGCCGAGGGCGAACTCGTCTCGGTGTACGCCGACTCGCTGGCCGCCGCACTGGTCATCTCCGGGATCGGCGTCGTCGTCGGCCTCGGCATCCTCCACCTGTTCAACGGCCTCGCGTGGCTCTACGGGAAGTACACCGAGGTGATGCTCAGCCGGACGCAGCCCTCGATCTTCACCGAGCTTCAGGAACCGTAA
- a CDS encoding DUF7521 family protein, whose product MTGSLVGALSLAPATTVFGLDEATTTFLLGLASALLGAFVAWTAYRGYVRNDSRPMLFLAVGVVFLTTIPFVLAHVIDQLTAATDATVLLVITVCHLVGLVAVVTSLRRPDRA is encoded by the coding sequence GTGACGGGCAGCCTCGTCGGCGCGCTCTCGCTCGCGCCGGCGACGACCGTCTTCGGGCTGGACGAGGCGACGACGACGTTCCTCCTCGGGCTGGCGAGCGCGCTGCTCGGCGCGTTCGTCGCGTGGACAGCCTACCGGGGCTACGTCCGAAACGACAGCCGACCGATGCTGTTTCTCGCCGTCGGCGTCGTCTTTCTCACCACGATCCCGTTCGTCCTCGCACACGTGATCGACCAGCTGACGGCGGCGACCGACGCGACGGTGTTGCTCGTGATCACCGTCTGTCACCTGGTCGGGCTCGTCGCCGTCGTCACCTCGCTCAGGAGGCCCGACCGAGCATGA
- a CDS encoding DUF7521 family protein, translated as MIAIPLEAATGGSQSAAALVFVGRTIAFAIACWIAWRTYRGYERVRAPALLWLALGIALLAAVPTMVRFLIPTITDVTPLTTTLLATSSEIAGLLAILYAVYGRP; from the coding sequence ATGATCGCCATCCCACTCGAGGCGGCGACGGGCGGCTCACAGAGCGCCGCCGCGCTCGTCTTCGTCGGCCGGACGATCGCGTTCGCCATCGCCTGCTGGATCGCCTGGCGGACCTACCGCGGCTACGAGCGGGTCCGGGCACCGGCGCTGCTCTGGCTCGCGCTCGGGATCGCCCTGCTGGCCGCCGTCCCGACGATGGTTCGGTTCCTGATCCCGACAATCACCGACGTGACCCCGCTGACGACGACCCTCCTCGCGACGAGCAGCGAGATCGCGGGCCTGCTCGCGATCCTCTATGCGGTGTACGGACGACCATGA
- a CDS encoding winged helix-turn-helix domain-containing protein: MTDDEDEAVLELLEDEYARSILIEASIEPMSVDTLTERCGASPPTIYRRIEQLEEHEFVQSYQELDPDGHHYKTYSTRLERVAIEVGDGEMEIDVYRREEDPADRFTRLFEDL; encoded by the coding sequence ATGACCGACGATGAGGACGAAGCCGTGCTCGAGCTCCTCGAGGACGAGTACGCGAGATCGATCCTCATCGAGGCCAGCATCGAACCGATGTCCGTCGACACGCTCACCGAGCGCTGTGGCGCCTCGCCGCCGACGATCTACCGGCGGATCGAACAACTCGAGGAACACGAGTTCGTCCAGTCCTACCAGGAGCTCGATCCGGACGGCCATCACTACAAAACCTACAGTACCCGCCTCGAGCGCGTGGCGATCGAGGTGGGTGACGGCGAGATGGAGATCGACGTCTACCGCCGCGAGGAAGACCCCGCAGACCGGTTCACCCGGCTGTTCGAGGACCTCTGA
- a CDS encoding ArsR family transcriptional regulator, giving the protein MSSINTSCALPDALVDVDDPRVAVWLALRSSGGPRTGPELVDETEFSTSTVYRSLKQLEADGLARSRPRVSATADVASSEWQVVSPASARPAVLLADVVELLEAVPWEDVRCVSREEVDSFTRRLETAREEFIDDEPDERSRRKASTELR; this is encoded by the coding sequence ATGTCATCGATTAACACGTCGTGTGCGCTGCCGGACGCGCTCGTCGACGTCGACGACCCGCGCGTCGCCGTCTGGCTCGCACTTCGATCGTCCGGTGGCCCCCGGACGGGACCGGAACTCGTCGACGAAACGGAGTTCTCGACGTCGACCGTCTACCGGTCGTTGAAGCAACTCGAGGCTGACGGGCTCGCCCGTTCACGCCCACGTGTCTCGGCGACAGCCGACGTCGCTTCGAGCGAGTGGCAGGTGGTTTCTCCGGCTTCGGCGCGACCGGCGGTGCTGCTCGCCGATGTCGTCGAGTTGCTCGAGGCGGTCCCGTGGGAAGACGTGCGGTGCGTGTCGCGGGAGGAAGTCGACTCGTTCACCCGGCGACTCGAAACCGCACGGGAGGAGTTCATCGACGACGAACCCGACGAACGTTCGAGACGGAAAGCGAGTACCGAGCTACGGTGA
- a CDS encoding universal stress protein: MTLLVPFDGSELSTAALEKATRYSDLTDEDVVVLSVVPDDDEYARERGWIDATEGFDPDVVCRKLRGAAERIAPDADVRHKLVDSDEPTATPTTNVVRAIRDVAADLDASVVFVGSENVGSVTTPLSSVGGPVAAANQGYDVYVVRHAE; encoded by the coding sequence ATGACACTACTCGTTCCGTTCGACGGCTCTGAGCTGTCGACGGCAGCGCTCGAGAAGGCGACCCGGTACAGCGACCTCACCGACGAGGACGTGGTGGTGCTGTCGGTCGTACCGGACGACGACGAGTACGCCCGTGAACGGGGCTGGATCGACGCGACCGAGGGGTTCGATCCGGACGTGGTCTGCAGGAAGTTGCGTGGGGCGGCCGAACGCATCGCGCCCGACGCCGACGTTCGCCACAAACTCGTCGACTCCGACGAGCCGACGGCGACGCCGACGACGAACGTCGTCCGGGCGATACGCGACGTGGCGGCCGACCTCGACGCGTCGGTCGTCTTCGTCGGTTCTGAGAACGTCGGCTCGGTGACGACGCCACTGTCGAGCGTCGGTGGGCCCGTCGCGGCAGCCAACCAGGGCTACGACGTGTACGTGGTTCGCCACGCCGAGTGA
- a CDS encoding universal stress protein, translating to MYDSVLVATDGSDDASVAVTHAIELARRLEVPLHAVAVVETRTAYDNAIVDPEEVERRLRDEAETTLEELEARAADADVAVETAVREGVPHEEILTYADEHGVDTIVVGACGRSSFRRALLGSTVDAIVRLSSVPVVVVGEDDDRSPAPELYSSH from the coding sequence ATGTACGACTCGGTCCTCGTGGCCACGGACGGGAGTGACGACGCGTCGGTCGCCGTTACCCACGCGATCGAACTGGCACGCCGACTCGAGGTCCCGCTGCACGCCGTCGCGGTCGTCGAAACCCGGACGGCCTACGACAACGCGATCGTCGACCCCGAAGAGGTAGAGCGCCGGCTTCGGGACGAGGCGGAGACGACGCTCGAGGAACTCGAGGCGCGGGCCGCGGACGCCGACGTTGCGGTCGAAACGGCAGTCCGTGAGGGCGTCCCACACGAAGAGATTCTCACGTACGCGGACGAACACGGCGTAGACACCATCGTCGTCGGCGCGTGCGGGCGCTCGTCGTTCAGGCGAGCCCTGCTCGGCAGTACGGTCGACGCGATCGTTCGGCTCTCCTCCGTCCCCGTGGTGGTGGTCGGCGAGGACGACGATCGCAGCCCGGCACCGGAATTGTATAGTAGCCACTGA